The following are encoded in a window of Peromyscus maniculatus bairdii isolate BWxNUB_F1_BW_parent chromosome X, HU_Pman_BW_mat_3.1, whole genome shotgun sequence genomic DNA:
- the Prr32 gene encoding proline-rich protein 32 has product MACTEIGLGGHSCSSIMVPVDKNGSRETRHNVPLWCLKCMRKDDEDDTECWARPRVPLRPPFTVPIPGACILENPRAPRHPFTLTPAIEKESLATEVNSSEGLESQNKKDHDSINMSQEISGSPVALMIGGPRVVSAVSEGNGNSSKPYMPVPRSQGFFPPRGPQSRGPRYVPTLSSGIMMEVTPGNGRMAYNGSLAHVSFALGSPRHPVDIWQQRPPLHLSTSVAGLPCSTAYCFMPPQPPAFNPVPVMPSPFASPLRFGSPLLPYFFPYNTGAMHPPPYLN; this is encoded by the exons ATGGCTTGTACTGAAATCGG gCTTGGAGGGCATAGCTGTTCATCCATAATGGTACCTGTGGACAAAAATGGAAGCAGGGAGACACGCCACAATGTGCCACTTTGGTGTCTGAAGTGCATGCGGAAGGATGATGAAGATGATACCGAATGCTGGGCCCGCCCTCGGGTCCCCCTGAGACCCCCCTTCACTGTGCCGATACCAGGAGCCTGCATTCTTGAAAATCCAAGAGCTCCGAGACACCCTTTTACACTAACACCTGCTATTGAGAAAGAGTCCCTAGCAACAGAAGTAAACAGCTCGGAGGGCCTGGAAAGCCAGAACAAGAAGGATCATGATTCTATTAATATGTCCCAGGAAATCTCTGGAAGCCCAGTGGCACTGATGATCGGAGGTCCAAGAGTTGTTAGTGCGGTTAGTGAGGGAAATGGCAATAGCTCAAAGCCATATATGCCTGTGCCTAGATCCCAAGGGTTCTTTCCACCAAGGGGCCCACAGTCACGAGGCCCTCGATATGTCCCCACACTTAGCTCGGGGATAATGATGGAGGTGACTCCAGGAAATGGTAGAATGGCATACAATGGCAGCCTGGCCCATGTTTCTTTCGCACTGGGAAGCCCAAGGCACCCTGTGGATATTTGGCAGCAGAGACCTCCTCTCCATTTGTCAACCAGTGTTGCAGGCTTACCTTGCTCTACTGCTTACTGCTTCATGCCGCCTCAGCCACCAGCGTTCAATCCAGTTCCTGTGATGCCTTCTCCCTTTGCTTCTCCCCTGAGATTTGGCTCTCCTCTGttgccttatttttttccttataacACTGGAGCAATGCATCCTCCTCCATACTTAAACTAG